GAAACACAAAAAGTTCCAGAGGTTGGTACTGGTTTCTTTTTGCCTATTTGGCGCTTAATTCAAGGTCATTTATGTTTTCTTTCTCTCGTAATAGTTGCCCAGTATAGATTGGAGTCGGTATAATTTACCAACACCTCCTGACCATTACCGTCTCAGCCGCAAAATCAAAACTGAAACTGAATCCTCAGCTCAGCAAGAAAGTTGGGACAGTGATAAACGCTCCAAATACCTTGTTCGAGGCAAAGCGTTTGATGACAGCAAACCTCAGACATTTAACCAGGTATATTTCAACGAATATTAGTATGAATGTGTTGCTAATATGCCAATGTATTGATCTGTATATTAGATCgtatgagaatgttttttttcattgcatgcaGCTTTGGACTACCGAGGAACAAAGGAGACTTGAAGAACTTCTACTTGAATTTCCTCCTGAAGAGATTGAAACAAGGCGATGGGAAAAAATTGCGGAGGCATTAGGTAGTATTTTTGTCAGTTAGAAAACTTGCAATTTGTTTAACATTTTGTCCTTtgatgatagggtagtttccttcatcaaagaaaacgaaaggcattgattgcgattcgttacccaccattaatgtattcttaatataccgattatttggttttagaagtcccagtttagacgaatgttaatggtcaattttaacctcatttggaaaaggtcAGCTTGGCGCCTAGGTCCCTGTGATACCACACCACGAGGcatcacaggggcctagattctatacgagtagtcagaagttttacaattaccaatgcatgcatgcatcacctattcaaattgcctatggtcagaaagtctccttcgtttgatagggtattaataatccttatttaagccaagcgctaccttcttctACTaagttacctgctagcagcctgcatcgtagcagtggctcatagcctcgcaccaaggtggcctcatgcGGTGGcatccggaaccagaatgacgtcacatggggttttcccagcattcatacacaGCCGTCGCGCTTTCgtgcagttgaaaattttcacttttcatttaatcgggaaatatatatatcctcatttaaaaatctaaaatggtgaagtacgtactccaggagtaataatctttcaattttggcagtcaaaaaataataggaaaccaccctattgtcttaaTCAGGCGGTGCCTTTCTTGCGTAGACAGTCCTACTATCCTCTTGTATATGTCATCAATGGTGTCAACATAAAGGTGACAGATAGTAGTAGTATGTGGGAGTTACGATACCTTCTATATTATTGTCGCGAAaatacataagaaatatttgcagcAGAGTCCTGAAGAAGCTAAGATTAGTGTAatgtgttgtgggaagattttgggatggaaaaatgaaaggaaggTGCCATTTTGCACACGTCTGGCCACACCGTGGATATTAGGTGagcaattgtggttctacaatgctCAAAAAGCATGTcgttggaagattttcggacgagatAGTAAAAGAGAGGTTCTATTTTGCACTCGTTCAACCAcactttgaatatgcagtgagcgtatggGATTCGGTGAGGAAAGACGTAATCATGATATTCATAAAATACTTAGGAAAGCTGTGGGATTCGTCAAAATCTACAGTGTGCATAAAAtaagcattacccagatgttaagcaaattaggctgggagtcgctgggCTCTCGGAGGCTGTGtactaggcttagattacttgagcaattgagaatgaatatctttcagagtgacaggGAAAACATATCAGAActccacaatatttccaggtccgacagaatcaataaattaagagagatattttgctgaaggGATAGGTAtggaatttgtaaattttcattacACATGCATGTAATGCATAAggtcaaatgtaaatatgtaGTGTGTAATGTTTTTTCAGTTTTCTGGATTATCTTTTGTTTGTTAATGCATGTCAGattgttatttttatcttcttgAAAGATTTCCACAGTGGCAATTTCTCTTTTTACTACAGGCAACAGGACTGCAAAACAAGTTCAAAGCagagttcaaaaatatttcatcaaacttCAGAAAGCTGGTCTTCCTATTCCCGGGCGGTGTCCTCGACTACAAAATGAAACTAATTGGAGGAAGGTAATTCCatcatctttttccttttccatagctgaaaaagttatttttttatactgcATAGTTAAAAAtgtgatatctacatctacataatgccccgcaagccccATAAAATACGTGTGGCGGGGgagtgttacgacaccagccatttatacataaaaaggaaatgcgatcTGAAATATCCTGTGGCATTTTAGTGGTCTAgagttttctaatttttaatgattttttgtaaaatatttatatatgctgtatttgataacattttcaatttgagcttgttactccttttttttttgcaaatatttttgctcCGAGTTTTGAAATGCTTGAAGTGAAgtactttttcttcctttatACAATTCGGGAATAATTCTACCAATTCAGTAATATCAGTGATAGCCAGTGCCATGCGAAAACTATTTGGTGCTTTGGAATTATTAGATGGCCGTCCCATTTCTTACACCAAAAGGTTCAATTTCGCTTCCTTCCCCTTTTTACAACTAGTTGTGGTAGCCCTAGGTTACAACCTGTAAAACCTTAATCATAACAAAACCCTGCCTAGACCAAAGATTTTTCATCCTTGCCAATGGTGTCGGTATGATAGAGAAAATATGCCCAAAAAAATTATCCATgttcttaaccttttccctactatacacgtatatatacgtgtggacgtttcctgaccagGGAGATGACGGCCGtgtatttacgtgtgagattttcctggccaggctAACGAAAGCCATGTATATAGCTCAgcttttctagctctcccccttttaggacggtcgcgggtttacgttGTCTTTGTCTTGGGACCCAACCCTGGAgagtttaggatttaccctcggaatccgggagcaggtataaCCATTCTTAGCGGTGAGGGACAGCGGTCGTAccattgtttatccagtcagttttcaaaataaatatttgttcattacttgtaaaaaataaactaagaattgaattatttttcttttgagcagcgtttacaatttttaaacaaaattctacgataaatattaacttatatcttgagttaAATATaagcatcaacatggaaattgttgctgcatcaaatgcattaatattgaccttaaaactttgtttaaaatttgacaatgctcagaaaaaaatgaggaattcaattcaaagtctgcaacttacgtgcaagcaacaattatccatttgctaaatacatataagcaatacataaattgaccacgaaccaatgctgcaggtatggtcgtaaaccaggaaatgagggagcacaactactctcggagtccgagataatgcgaagttccagcggggaggggtcaaaaaaggttcagcgagacccttcttaacgaatgtcctccaaatatgctccgtaccacaagaaagaagagtctcttggggctcagtagagcagtcatgctaagacgaaaattccgccgtctcgaaagggttaattttgAGTGTGAGTGAGAGGTTCAATCCTAATGGGAAAGAATTTCCTTCTGCTAAGGAATTCAGAATTGTCCCTTACGGTGtggcttattattttatttttctcaaattttgatttcaatttctTCAAATATGCCCTGGAAAGTAGAACcgatatgcttaaaaaaataaatttgattccTCATGCACCCTTTATTGTGTCTTACGTCCTCGTGACTTTCCTAGCTAGAGCGTGGGGAATGATTTCCAGGTACAGTAATAGCAGAATGtgaattacactggacggcatgaaaatcggccctgacatgACTCCTGCTGATTCTTGtgcaaaatgacctcctaaatccgaatatgaactccgttttaaCTCCATCACCCACCACTTTTgggggagctccccccctccaatttttaccacttttcggttaTTTGGAGgtattaaaaggattattttagaatttaaatttttttaggggttttgaggggtgcaaaatcctaaaaaattaatattaatggtaaagatatAGATTTGGGGGGAGTTAGTCTAcgtaaattgtataaaaatgcattaaaattctcaacctttcctttttttcacaattttttcattattttcttcatatttcaactcCCATTTCTTCTTATCCAACCCGAAATatcccaacctgggatatttcgGGTTGGATGagaatccccccaaatctacatccttaccattaattataatgttgtagaacttttcacctctcaaaaaccaaGTAAGAGATATAAatgctaatataatccttttaatacctccaaatgaccgaaaagtggtaaaaattggagggggggagctctcccaaaaatggtgggtgatggaggaaaacgggtGTCATATTCAGATTCaagaggtcattttacataagtaTAAGCAGGAATAgtatcagggctcgagaaaaaattattttttgccatccAGTGTTATTCACATAACATTATCACCCAAGCAATTGTAATTTGCTTGTGTGAATGTGAAAATCACACACTTTCATAATTCTGATCAGATTAATCGCTGGAAAATATTGATGGATTTTGCTTCTACTCCCTATTAGCACATTTTAAGAGTTTGAATCAAGAGttcaaaattgaaatatgaaCCCAAACCCTGCTCTCCCTGAGCGAGAGGTGTCCTTTAACAGAGTTTTCACTGCAGTTGATTTTACTTCTGTTTGCATCATCATCATCCACTCCTGAATTGTCTTTTCAGTCGTCGCACAAGCACCAGCGCAATAACCACTTGCTGTACAGGCCTTCTACATTTTTCCCCTCCCACGATGTGCCAATGGGTATGTCTGATTCAGATGATGAAGTGAGTCTTCCCAAGAGGGCTATGGTTTCTAAAGATTATCCTGTGCCGGATGACGTTAACAAAGATTCTCTGTCAGTAAGTAATGCTCatctttgttaaaacttttgcaggtgctcgtcattatgattaaaaacttttgggctatgtccccgcatcaattcttgggtggccccaatgtttcccgaccgatgctggtcgctttttcaagggattatgaagagtgAAAAAGCCATTGAAAACATccaaagaagaataaaataatttcaacagagacaccgacATTAAAATTAGCCATagttggcaacccgtagtgagaaaaaacaagcagcaacccactcctccaacctccctctcccctccccccaccacctgacacagatacaaacctatataaaagtttttaaattcccaactcttcagaatcccttgaaaaagcgaccagcatcggtcgggaaacgttggggccacccaagaattgacgtggcgacatagcccaaaagtttttaatcaaaaTGCTCATCTGTTGTGTATATAtgttttattaaacatttttggtTGTGAATAAGTGTCTGAGCACCTGAAATATTCTTAGGACCAAGAAAGTGTGGGGCCTACGTTGAAGAAGGAGAAGTGTTCGAGAGAGCAACTCAAGTTGGAAATGATGAAGAAAGTTTGGAGGGAGTTGGAAAAAACATCAAGTGGGCCCAAATTTCGACATGTTGGATTTAAGGTTTGTGAAATTTCCTGGTATCAGGGAATTAAACTGGAACTTGAACAGGCAAAAAAGGATACATGTactcagaagattttttcaaaacCAGTTCAGCTTACAAACTGCTGTGGCAGTGTACtgtgtatttcttattttttatgttttcgaGATCGAAGGTGGGCAGTTGTGGATCATTTTAGTTGGCATGTGATAAACCTGAGGTTTTTTCCTTGGTTTATGATTGAATTGTCAAGGGTACTCAAGGGAtctttttaatgcttaaaatttctaatatctattttttaaccAATTGACTAaggtttattttatgaaaattttctatcatacCAAGGCAGACACTTCTTGAGTAATCATCCACACTTGTATTTCCCCTTAACTTAATTAGTTTTCATCTGCTTTCTTATTGAcctcaaaataatattaatgaaaaattttattgcttgtATCACTACTAGAAAGAAAAACTAACAAATAAGCATTTGCCTCCTCCTAATGACCATCTTTGCCTGAGGTACCAATCGTTAAAGTAACTTTGTATGTATGCATATAACCCTTAGATAGCCAGTAAATTGTTCAGAATGCTGCCCAGCTCCACATGTAATgggagaaaaattttatgaagcCAAAAAGCACACAACAGAATGTTGAGTGGATTGTAAGCCCTACTTTGTACTGTGAAGCTAGGTGGAAGGCCCAGAACTTCCAAACACATGTTGAAGAATATGATAAGTTCTATTTTTAAGAACATGATTAGCCAAGGTATCACAGTTTCCTCCTAATTTTTATGCAGGCTGCATTAGAAAATTTCCTAGACCATTGATTTCTTACCTGTGGTGCAGTGCATTCAAACATGTACTCACATGAATGACCACTTATGGATTTGggagataatattttttgttatcattcactGTTGATCCCTGGATTAATTTCATGCAACTCTTCACTCACCTCTTGTTCGAATcagatattgttttcatatttatgtatGCCTTCTCTTTTATAACCTTGATACCTTGATGATATTTATGGATAATGTTTTGTAttcctgttaaaaaaaactctaccCAAAAGACAGCACAGTGATATCATTTTGAATCTATTTTTAATAGCCCACAGGCCATCACTGGCGATATCtcttatgcttaaaaaaatgacatttttattgccaattcaaaaattatatttaccagttacctatatttttaaaatctaaaattggTAAAACTTTAAATGATAGTGAAGCAGGTTCCTTTAGGAGCATTCACCAAATCAGTATATGCAGAACTCAGCATGCAATATTTACATGTTAGAACCAGTGCCCTTAATACAACAGAACTGATTGTTTCTTGAAAAACGTTAATATTTCTATAGCCTACTGCACCAGGTCAAATGGACTCTTGTCATCTAAAAAGCCATAGAACAGCTAAGAAACTGCAAAGGGATAGCTTAAAACTTAAGGGATTCAACttatacgaaaaaaaaactgagcGGTAGTTACTGTCAGCAGTAAAATACCTActgtaaataaattcaaatgtttgTTTAACGATGTAAATAAACTTATGAATTGTCACTTGGGGGTTTCACTTCATTTGCAGTTTTCAACTTTCTACTTTTCCtgttgtatttttgattttgcaTTTGTTACTGACTTGAGCAGaaccattttttcataaatttctctGCTGTGGTATGCTGCTTTAAAAAATACTATGTAACTAGCCTATTTGGTTCAATTACTTTTCCAAAGTGATTTTAATTGCATCACATTTAAGTCACCTAAGGGTTGTTGATGTAATGTGATGGTTAGttagttgaatatttaaattattttgtattattgaaATAGttgcatattgaaattaaattagttGAATATTTAAATGGGAATCTATTAAATATATACACAAATAACATTCTATAATGCGGCTTGGAACTTAAGAAAGTAGGAGGGGGCCTAAGTAATGAAATTTGGAAGAAGTTTCCTTGGTTATAATTGGAATTTTATATAATTTGGAGTTGAATTGGTCACTTAATGGTTTTtctagaaatctaaaatctgacATTAAAGTTTTTAGTTTGAGGTTTCTATCATCTGCTTTAATTTCCCTTTCAAGTGTGAATTTTGCAAGGAGGAGCCAATCCTGGGAACTCGTTGGCATTGTGATGAGTGCATGTCTTCTGGTGGTCTGTCGATCGACTATTGCTCTGACTGTGTCATCACCCTTATGGAGGACAGCGAGAACCCTTTTTCTTCCATCACCATGAAGCCAAAGGGTGCCCTGAGTAACCCTCATCCTCTGGATCACAATTTGCAACCAATCAGAGGTCAGACGGGAAAAACTACTACCGGGGTCTGGGATCCAGACTACTTGCCCGATTCTTTTTCTGGAGGTTACAATTATCTGGATCCAAATTTCATGCCTGAGTGAGTCTAAGTCGATACTATGACTGGTCTCCTCCATGTTTCTCCGCTCAGTCTTTGCTACTGTGTTTGTGGAATGTTTATACAACTGTGATTCGGGATTTACTGCACTTGCCTGATTCAATTTCAGGGGGATGCAATTATTTGGGTCTGAGAATTTTATGCTAGAGTAAGTCAGAGTAGAGACTATAACTTGTTCCTTTCATCTCCACACCCTTCAATCATCACGTATTAACTTTTTTacaagtttattaaaaatgtattgaagtATATACAGATATATCACAAGTTCATTTTGTCTTTGTGTGACTAAGCTATTTCTTGAGCATCATCCCTCATAGAAGAGATCTAATTGGCATCAATCCAGTTGTTTCTCTGAGGGTACCACTTCCATTAGAAGCTGGATATTTCTTGTTAATGAATCTGTGGAGTAGAgaagcatttaatttattttactattcatAAGCCATCTGACATATAAGGCAATAAATAGGTTAAAGAAGATAAATTAATATCACTTCAGGTCCAATGATCATTTTAGTGTAACTTTTCCATCATGTACTGGGTATGTCCATGGTGTTTCACACTATACTTTGTCcacaaaatattatcttttttaccTAGAAAATTATTACTTAGCCATACTACAAAGACTTAGCTATGTCGTTTTGTACCTTGAGTCtacttctgaaaatatttttttgttctgacCATCGACAAGAAAGAAAATAGTTTTCGGCCTTGATAACTCACATTATCAAAAGCTACACGGCATAAATgattggaaattttcaatttttactctttaaaattctcaatttcaAAATCGTACATAATATATCATTCATGCATAATTGAGGATTCTTCAGAATGTATTGAAgtatcacaaaatataaatatagttatttaatcAGCCAGATTGGTAACTCAATGGTACGTTTGTTTcccattaaaaactaaatttattatggtttaaaataagatttttgatTGCTTAGCATTATTTGAGAGTTCCAAGATTTAAACGTGCAATAAACTGCTGGTATTTGTAGTTTTCTAATTCTATTGTGACATCTTCTATCAGGAATATATTTAGCTGCATATCATGAGATTAGACTCACTGTAGAAAAGAACAAACGTGGAAACCTCAAACACCAGGTTACCATGAGATAATTCTAGTAACCCCCCTAAAAACTATATTACCATTACATATTGTCATTTATatcaacaaaacaaaaatattattgtcatttttgtcTCCTTTCGCATGGACACACTGGGAGGCTATTGAATGAATTGCAAATTTCTACTTTTCTAAACAATTTAAATAGACAGCTAGTTTTGACTGTGAGTGCAACGTTCTATGATAATGTTTTGATCGTTgttgtttaaataatatatagTTTTCAACATAAAGcaggaaaattatataaaaattgaataggAGGAGCATGAGTTATATGAAgcaggtattattttttttggcattgaatGCTCTGATAGTATTTTTAGCCAAATTTATGGCTGCAAAATGATCCCTGGTATGGAGTCtgagataaaaaatgtatacatttgcTGTATGATAAATTAtatacagaattttttttatttgcaagaTGGTAGACTCAGGGAAAGATATTGCATTTTAATGAGGCTGTGAAATCAATGCAAAGGTTTAGTAATAAAAGTGCTATATGGATGCCTACCATTATTTTTGCAtcatataatattttctctctttaggCAAAGGAAGTTTATACACATAATTGCCTCAAAAGAGGAATCCAGTGAGTGCCTGATTTAAAACAATgtaattaaacaataaattattttagtaaaatcAAGAGGATTATCTtgcattatttgaattttatgcacATTTCGGATCGGAGTTTGTTTAGATAGCATTCAATTATTATGTAAGCACAGTTTTGGCCATTTTTGACTCCTTCCTCTCCCCATCCATCCCCGTGTGAGCGAAAATAAGCATTTTCTGAATCATTGGCCCCACCACGCGAACGAGTGCTGTTGTAATACTTGAACCTCTCCTTTTTGAATGCATTAATTCTCATAATTTGTAGTTGATGGGCAGACTTACCTATGCACGGCAGTTTTCTCTTCTTTTGCACGAAAAGAACGTACACTGCCACTCCAATTGCTATCAAGAACACAGCAAACAAGTACTTTGCAGAAGGATCGGTGACTATTGGTATTATCGCGAGGTACAGAGCCACTATCAGTATAAATATTGGGATAACTATTGGAACCTGGAAATATATGGTAAATGACACTGTAATTAATGCTTATACTCTAGTGAGTTGGTGGAAAATGTAGTAAATGCTATAAAATCTGTAAATTGATATTGAAGGCTGCAAAATTTTGGCACTTGCATGCTGGAAGGGTCACATGAAAGATTTTGCGCAcgaattggaatttttaagtgaaaatttgaataaattaggtAAAACCAAAAAACGTTAAAATGCATGCTCTACACAGTATGAAACCAAAGAAGAAGTCATCTTAAAGATTGTGTAAATGTTgtggagcattaaaaaaataacttaacatTTCCTAAGTAAACAAGTATTTACAGTTGAAAGGCCTGGGTACACGGTACGTTAGCACGTACGAGATAATGTCTGTTTTCATGAACGACATTGGTAGACCAGAACGGGACAGGTACaaatacatgaaccaaattagaacaggttctattttctgtgcatgcacatgcacaagttgagtggttacacggtgtattttcgtgttcattcttgCATTCACTAGTTGAGGACACTACAGTTGAGAACTAGGACACTAGTTGAGAGGTAGTAATTTGTCATTTACCCTCTGTATTTATGAAGGATTACTATTAAAAGAGGTGTATTATAAGTAGAAAAAACGTATTGCAATGCGATTAGGTTAATTACAATAAATGAAGC
This genomic interval from Ischnura elegans chromosome 5, ioIscEleg1.1, whole genome shotgun sequence contains the following:
- the LOC124159536 gene encoding ZZ-type zinc finger-containing protein 3 encodes the protein MEVKTEMESTDLETETSEVKIKEEIDKDEEDFAQKFVCPETAGDSEQPEEEDKYDSGVFYFETDQLALKANKDYHNLLRTIVILEAQREMAIKAIEQVSDVLKEAENDPKAFIDKLRKGESLGMPETQKVPELPSIDWSRYNLPTPPDHYRLSRKIKTETESSAQQESWDSDKRSKYLVRGKAFDDSKPQTFNQLWTTEEQRRLEELLLEFPPEEIETRRWEKIAEALGNRTAKQVQSRVQKYFIKLQKAGLPIPGRCPRLQNETNWRKSSHKHQRNNHLLYRPSTFFPSHDVPMGMSDSDDEVSLPKRAMVSKDYPVPDDVNKDSLSDQESVGPTLKKEKCSREQLKLEMMKKVWRELEKTSSGPKFRHVGFKCEFCKEEPILGTRWHCDECMSSGGLSIDYCSDCVITLMEDSENPFSSITMKPKGALSNPHPLDHNLQPIRGQTGKTTTGVWDPDYLPDSFSGGYNYLDPNFMPE